The genomic region CCTTCGCTTATCTCGGTAGGCGTTATCTTATCGGTGTTCAGTTATGCTATCGGAACTTATGCCGGTTGGCTGACGGCGATTTTGATGCAAATGGTATCTCCAATTTAGAAGCACATAAAGCGTATGCGATAAAACATAAAACAGGCCTATCTTGAAAGAGATGGGCTTTTCTATTTATTTAATACAACTTCTGATAATTCCTTAACTATTTAGAGAATAAACATAAACTTAATATCGAAATTGGGTAATTAACAATTTTATAATCTTGTATTAATTAAGTGATTACTGTGTCGTTTTATTTTTGCGCATAGATTTAATTATTACTTATATGAGATTATTATTACTAATTGTATTTAATTTAACATGTTTATTTTCGTTCGCCCAGACTACCATCTTAAAGGGTAAGATCATGGACGGAAATGACAATTTTTCGCTTCCGGGAGCTACTTTAAAGATTTCGGATGGCAATCGATTTACCGTATCAGATGTCAATGGTAATTTCGAGTTTCTAAACCTTCCTGCAGGTACTTACACGCTAACCGTTGATTACTTAGGCTATGCGCATTATTCAGAGACTGTCACAGTGAGACCTGGTCAGGATGCTATTGAAGTTTTGCTATCGTCATCTTCGCGCAGCATTGATGAAGTGCATGTGATGGGCGATTTAGCGAGAGGTCAAGCGAAGGCCTTGAACCAACAAAAGAACAACAGCAATATTTCCAATATCATTTCTTCGGATCAAGTGGGTCGTTTCCCGGATCAGAATATTGGTGATGCTTTGAAACGTGTTCCGGGTATCACAATGCAGAATGACCAAGGTGAAGCGCGTAACATTATTATTCGCGGTCTATCGCCAGAATTGAACTCCGTTACGTTGAACGGGGACCGCATCCCTTCTGCAGAGGGAGACAACCGTAATGTGCAGATGGATTTGATTCCGTCGGATATGATCTCGACAATCGAAGTCAACAAGACGTTAACACCGGATATGGACGCTGATGCAATTGGTGGTAGCGTGAATTTGATTACGCGTCCTGTTCCAAACAAACAACGTATTTCTGCGACATTGGGTGGCGGCTACTCGCCAGTTCGTGAGAAGGGAATTTACAATGGTTCAGTGATCTATGGTAACCGTTTTATGGACAATAAAATGGGCTTGGTATTGAGCGGAACGCTTCAAAGCAATGACTTTGGCTCGAACAACATCGAAAGTTAGTGGAAGAAAGATGATAAGGGTAATGTTTTTATGAAAGATATGCAAATCCGTAAATATGATGTACATAGAATTCGTCGATCGGTGTCTGCGGCCTGGGATTTTGATTTCAATACGAGAAACAAGATTGCTTTAAATGCGATGTACAACTGGCGCGATGATTTGGAAAATCGCTTTGCCGTTTCATATAAAGACATGGAATGGAATGCCGACGAAAATGCTTACATCGGAAAATTGACTCGTCAGACGAAAGGCGGAATTAGCAATGACAAGAACAAAGGGAAACGCCTAGAGCGTCAGGACGTATTGAAACTTTCGATGAAAGGTGAACATTTATTGACATCGAAACTGGACTTCGATTGGACAGCTTCTTATTCTAGAGCCGATGAACACCGCCCTAACGAGCGCTATATTTCCTATGACTTGAAGAAGGTCGGATTCGGACAGGATCTATCGAGTACCTATCTACCATTCGTAAATGATCCACATACAGACTATGCTAAGCTCAAGTTTAATAAAATAACCGAAAACGAGAATAAGACAAATGAGGATGAATTTGGCGCAAAAGTGAACTTACGCTTTCCTTTCTCGGTTATTTCTGGTCAGAAGGGCCGTCTGCGCGTTGGTGCTCGCATACGACTGAAATCAAAGGAGCGTAACAACAACTTCTTCGAATACAAGCCTACTGACAAATTTGGTGATATGACTACCCATCCTCTACAGGTGTGGGATGCAAAACATTGGGATCAAGGCGAAAGATATGCTGCAGGTGGTTTTGTAAGTAAAGATTACTTGGGTCAACTAGACCTTTACGACAACTCTAAATTTACGCCAAAGGATAAACCTGATGAATATTTAGCTAAAAATTACCATGCTAAGGAGCGCATCGTCGCGGAATACCTGCGTTGGGATCAAAATATTACCAAGCGTACGGCTGTTATCTTAGGTCTTCGTATCGAACATACAAGCATTGACTATACCGGTAATAACGTTCTTGAAGAAGAAGAATTAATTGGCGAGATCCGCAATAAGAATAGCTATACCAATTTCCTTCCTAGCATCAATGTGAAGCACAACTTCAATAATAATTTTATTCTACGCGCTGCAGTGACTACAGGTTTGGCACGCCCGAATTACTATGCGCTCGCTCCATACGTGAATACCATATCGGAAGATAAAAAGCTGTTTGCTGGTAACCCGAATTTGAAGTCTACTAACGCGACTAACTTCGATTTAATGTTGGAGAATTACTTTCAAAATGTGGGTATCATCTCCGGAGGGGTTTTCTATAAGAATTTGAAGAACTTCATTTACATGTACAATGATCAAAGCTTCAATACCCAGGGTTTCAGCAAGGCATTCCCAGACTTAAAGAACCCGATTGCAGCTGGCGAAACTTGGAAATTCACGCAGTTCAGAAATGGTGAGGAAGTAGATGTGTATGGGTTTGAGGTTGCTTTCCAACGTCAATTAGACTTTTTACCGGGCAAATTCTTAAAAGGATTCGGTATTTATACAAACTATACCTACACAGGTTCTAAAGCAAAAGGTATTGCAGGAGAAGATGGAGTATTGCGTGAAGGATTAGGCCTTCCTCGCACGGCACCACATATGTTCAACGGTTCATTATCATGGGAGAACAATAAATTTTCAGCACGCGTATCAGCGAACTATACAGCAGCATACTTAGACGAGATCGGTGACGACGCTTTTACGGATGCTTACTACGACAAGCAGCTCTTCTTAGATGCGAATGCTTCTTACAAAGTGACTAAGCAATTCCGCGTCTTCGCTGAGGCTAACAACTTAACAAACCAACCCTTGCGTTACTACCAAGGTCAGGAGAATTTGATGCAACAGTTGGAATATTACAAGCCTCGTTACAACCTAGGTATCAAATTCGATTTATAGCATACATAAACTTTTTACAAATGAAACAATCCATCATCATATGCGGGCTCGCTGCAGCAATTCTTAGCTCATGTAATTCGGGCTATAAGTTAGCTGCAGTAGCTGAAAATGCTGTGAAGCCTACGGTTATCACAGAAGTAGTACCCAACGATACGGATGACCCGGCGATCTGGGTAAATCCGAAAGATAGTTCCGAAATATTTGTTATCGGAACAGACAAGCACGAAAAGACTGGCGGTCTATATCTATATGATATGGAAGGCAAGATCGTCAATCAAGTCACACCATTGGATCGTCCCAACAACGTGGATATTGCCTATGGTTTTAACTTGGACGGACGCATCGTCGATATCGCCGTAGTTACGGAGCGTGGTACAGACAAGATCAGAGTATTTACATTACCGGATCTTAAACCAATCGACAATGGCGGAATCCCGGTCTTTGAGGGTGAGAAAGATCGCTCTCCTATGGGTATCGCTTTGTACACAAAAGCAGATTCTACAGGCAATAAAATCCAAGCGATTGTAGGTAGAAAAACCGGAGAATCGGGAAGATACTTATTCCAATACGATTTAGTCGATGACGAAGGAACGGTAGTTGGTAAGAAAGTCCGCGAGTTCGGTAAATTTGAAGGCGGCAAAGAGATAGAAGCTATCGCTGTCGATAATCAACTAGGTTATGTCTATTATTCCGACGAAGGCTTTGGTATACATAAATACTATGCAGATCCCGCGAATGGAAATCAAGAGCTTGCCGTATTCGGGAAGACAGATTTCAAAAGAGACCATGAAGGGATTGCGATCTATCAATCTTCGGATAGCACCGGATATATCATCGTGTCAAATCAGCAGAATAATTCTTTCAACATCTATCCACGAGAAGGTGTTGCAGGGAATCCAAACCAGCATCAGCTGATTACCGAAGTTCCAGTATCTGCGGTAGAGTGTGACGGTGCGGATGCGATATCGCTTCCTATTGACAGCAAGTTTCCAAAAGGAATGTTAGTAGCAATGAGCAACGGGATGGTGTTTCATTATTACGATTGGCAGATCTTCCAAGATAGCATCAACGCAAAGAAATAGTGGATTTTATTTAATGAAACGCGATTCGCGATCTAAGCGATTATTTAAGAATAAGTTTAAAGAGTCTTCCGGATAGGGAGCCTCTTTTTTTGCTGCTTAGCTTATGTTTGGTGCAACTTTGCGGACGCAGCGGATGGGGGCGGCAATAGGTTGATACAAAACATTTGTAGAACCAACAGTAAATTTAGGAGATAGGTCATACCCTCCTGTTCTATATTCCATCATGAAATAGGTATTGGCGACATTTGTCCTAAAATAACCTATGTCTGAAGAACTAAACAAATGATTGAGCCAGCCCATGTTTGGATTTCCAGCTTTATATACGTAGTGTAGGATTTCCCCATTAGCGTTCTTATAGCCTAACGCTGTAAATACAAGATCCTTATGAGGATGCGTTGGCGGACCGATATGAGCTGCATCCTTCCATTTTATATACCAGCCCTCACGATTTAGTTGGTCTTGCTTTTCAACCATCGGATTTGTAGAGCTGATTAGTGCATTATATTCATCAGGCGTTGGAAGCCTCCAAAGTCCTTCAGGATAAACGAACTTACAAGGATCACTCTGCCCATCAGGACGCAAGTGAGGCATAGCCCCTCCATACCAGTAATCGCTATCAGCAATATTAGAAATCCCATTGTTTACCTTTCGGATATGAGGATTATCATATCGAAATCGATACTGATTCCTTTCGACGCTTTCGTCGTAGTATAAATTTCCCCTTGCCCAATAAACATCACCGCGCTGTATAGGAGATTCCAACAATTCTAATACTGCTTGATACCGATGTCCGGGTTTGGCAATAAAATCTGGAAAAGTGAAATCGACATTCTGAAAGGTACGAGGTATTAAACTTTTTGTGTCAGGAGCATTATCGTTTATTCGCTCCGAAGTCACTTTAATTTCATTGATCTTGAGTTTTAGACGCAAGACGGTAGAGTTAGCGATAGTGTAGAAATCACGATAGACTGCCCAGTCCACTGGGATGCTGTCGCTGACAATGGTATTCCATGTCCTAAATCTCAGCATATTTGTGTTGTTTGTACTGCTATAACTGCCGTTCAATAAAGAGAATAGCCCATCTTGGGGACCTGTATTAGATGCCAGAACATCGATATTTGCGGAGGTGATTTTTGCAAATATTCCTCTTGCATTAATTTCTAAGCGTATTTTTGCTAGTTGCCGGCTAAAGGTAATGCTGATTGGATTTTCTCCATCCACTATATCAGACGTTTTGATGAGCCCCGTACTGTAAAGAAAGTCGTTTTCTTTATCATGTAAGTTCGCAATCACCAGAATATGATAGTCTGTAGAATTGATATCAGGAATATCTTCTTCTCGGTTGTAGGAATAGGCAAACCACCTATAGTTCTTATTGCGATAAACTGGAATCTTCAGAGGTGATCCAACGACACCTTGTGATTGATTCACGTAGGTTGTAGCTTCTCCAGCAGCATTCGTATTGAATACGACAACTCTATATTTTTTCTGCGGGCTCATGTTGCTAACAGCACGCTTTTCAACAGGTCTAGATATGGCGCTTTTCGTTTGAATACGCAATTTGTCAGACTTCACCGTACTATGTTCCAATGGGAGCTCTTCCATGATTACGCGAGCTTCAAGTCCTTTGAATGCTGTAGTTTTACTTGCTATTATCGTTTTTTTACCGAGGCATTGATCAGAGGAAGATCCTTTTATATGTTTTATGCCTGTGGATTGGTGCTTTGGCTTTACAATAGGCTCAACGGCTTCGGAAGCATCCAAGCCTTCGACAGAAAAAGATAAACTATAGTCGCCATTTCGTATTTCTTCCTTTAAATGAGGAGGCTTTTCGCAGGCAACTATCACGAGTATTGATATAAGAAATGGGGCGAATAAATATCGTCTAATAGCATTCATAATTAATAAGGTTTTATTTGGGAATCCTCAGAATTCCATCCTATAGTTAGGCCCTTCATCTTCAACCCAATCTTCCACCTGAGGAGTGTGATGATTTTTCTCAGAAGTAAGGAATGAAGAAGTAGTGGCAAGATTGCCCTCCATATC from Sphingobacterium sp. BN32 harbors:
- a CDS encoding TonB-dependent receptor codes for the protein MRLLLLIVFNLTCLFSFAQTTILKGKIMDGNDNFSLPGATLKISDGNRFTVSDVNGNFEFLNLPAGTYTLTVDYLGYAHYSETVTVRPGQDAIEVLLSSSSRSIDEVHVMGDLARGQAKALNQQKNNSNISNIISSDQVGRFPDQNIGDALKRVPGITMQNDQGEARNIIIRGLSPELNSVTLNGDRIPSAEGDNRNVQMDLIPSDMISTIEVNKTLTPDMDADAIGGSVNLITRPVPNKQRISATLGGGYSPVREKGIYNGSVIYGNRFMDNKMGLVLSGTLQSNDFGSNNIES
- a CDS encoding TonB-dependent receptor; its protein translation is MKDMQIRKYDVHRIRRSVSAAWDFDFNTRNKIALNAMYNWRDDLENRFAVSYKDMEWNADENAYIGKLTRQTKGGISNDKNKGKRLERQDVLKLSMKGEHLLTSKLDFDWTASYSRADEHRPNERYISYDLKKVGFGQDLSSTYLPFVNDPHTDYAKLKFNKITENENKTNEDEFGAKVNLRFPFSVISGQKGRLRVGARIRLKSKERNNNFFEYKPTDKFGDMTTHPLQVWDAKHWDQGERYAAGGFVSKDYLGQLDLYDNSKFTPKDKPDEYLAKNYHAKERIVAEYLRWDQNITKRTAVILGLRIEHTSIDYTGNNVLEEEELIGEIRNKNSYTNFLPSINVKHNFNNNFILRAAVTTGLARPNYYALAPYVNTISEDKKLFAGNPNLKSTNATNFDLMLENYFQNVGIISGGVFYKNLKNFIYMYNDQSFNTQGFSKAFPDLKNPIAAGETWKFTQFRNGEEVDVYGFEVAFQRQLDFLPGKFLKGFGIYTNYTYTGSKAKGIAGEDGVLREGLGLPRTAPHMFNGSLSWENNKFSARVSANYTAAYLDEIGDDAFTDAYYDKQLFLDANASYKVTKQFRVFAEANNLTNQPLRYYQGQENLMQQLEYYKPRYNLGIKFDL
- a CDS encoding phytase, whose protein sequence is MKQSIIICGLAAAILSSCNSGYKLAAVAENAVKPTVITEVVPNDTDDPAIWVNPKDSSEIFVIGTDKHEKTGGLYLYDMEGKIVNQVTPLDRPNNVDIAYGFNLDGRIVDIAVVTERGTDKIRVFTLPDLKPIDNGGIPVFEGEKDRSPMGIALYTKADSTGNKIQAIVGRKTGESGRYLFQYDLVDDEGTVVGKKVREFGKFEGGKEIEAIAVDNQLGYVYYSDEGFGIHKYYADPANGNQELAVFGKTDFKRDHEGIAIYQSSDSTGYIIVSNQQNNSFNIYPREGVAGNPNQHQLITEVPVSAVECDGADAISLPIDSKFPKGMLVAMSNGMVFHYYDWQIFQDSINAKK
- a CDS encoding fimbrillin family protein, whose protein sequence is MNAIRRYLFAPFLISILVIVACEKPPHLKEEIRNGDYSLSFSVEGLDASEAVEPIVKPKHQSTGIKHIKGSSSDQCLGKKTIIASKTTAFKGLEARVIMEELPLEHSTVKSDKLRIQTKSAISRPVEKRAVSNMSPQKKYRVVVFNTNAAGEATTYVNQSQGVVGSPLKIPVYRNKNYRWFAYSYNREEDIPDINSTDYHILVIANLHDKENDFLYSTGLIKTSDIVDGENPISITFSRQLAKIRLEINARGIFAKITSANIDVLASNTGPQDGLFSLLNGSYSSTNNTNMLRFRTWNTIVSDSIPVDWAVYRDFYTIANSTVLRLKLKINEIKVTSERINDNAPDTKSLIPRTFQNVDFTFPDFIAKPGHRYQAVLELLESPIQRGDVYWARGNLYYDESVERNQYRFRYDNPHIRKVNNGISNIADSDYWYGGAMPHLRPDGQSDPCKFVYPEGLWRLPTPDEYNALISSTNPMVEKQDQLNREGWYIKWKDAAHIGPPTHPHKDLVFTALGYKNANGEILHYVYKAGNPNMGWLNHLFSSSDIGYFRTNVANTYFMMEYRTGGYDLSPKFTVGSTNVLYQPIAAPIRCVRKVAPNIS